TCTTTTGTTTAGATTTCGAGTCCCTATAAAACAtgttttactctaataaaaaattatcaaatttggaGTGAATTAATAAATGAATTTTTACTAATTCCACCTCCATTTTGATCTCCACTTCTAAATTCACCTCACTCTTCCACTTTCCCAATTTTCTCCACTTAACTTCACTTTAACCTTCTATTTCCCTCTCCACTTGGAAATGATACCTTTCCTATTTGGCTTCACTTAACTTATCCTCACATTTGGTCTCGTCCATTGATTGAAATCGCTTTTATGTCCGATCAATCTTTGAAACCTATAAATTGAGGTCTCATTTCTCATATTCATAACAACGATCCTTCGAATATCCTCACGATCATGCTATCGAATCACTCTTTCTTTCCACATATGTGCACTCATCTATTTGAGAGCAACACCAcattagaggagaaagaagaaatgatGAAGCAATATCAAAGGAACACAATGAGTTTGatgttattttgatttttattccgttttgcatttcatttcaaatgatAGCTCTGTCAGTTTGATCAGGTTAAGTTTTCATGATATTTGGCTTTCGTGGTTGGATTTTGATATCATGTTTGTTTCTAACCATTTTCCTAGTCGACAAGAATTATCATTATACTCAAGGATTTATATCATTCCCACATCACGTGGATTTTTTTCACATGGCCACATGGTGTGGACCCTTATTACATTTTTACATTACATAAAGCTTTCTTTTCAAAGAGTTAGATTTCCTAATTTTATATAGATAGTTAAGAAACTCACATTTTATGCTTATTTTGATCATATATTAGACACTAGTAGTATAATTAAACTTGCTCCCTAATTTCATCTAGTATTATACCTATACAACCTTGATAGGTATTGTTCTAAAGTTTGTTAGATTTTATTAACAATCTCATATCTATTTATTCCTATTCATATCTATTTCCCCATCTACACTAATTCCCAAATATGCATTCCCCACATTAAACTAACACTATCCTCATTACTTTAAATTCAACACCTCATTACTTGTTAATTTGTCCATAAGGGGTTTAAGCTAAGAGAACCTACTTACATATTGAGTTGGCAAACAATTTTTGAAGTGCAATTTTAACTTTATTTCATCAAATTCGCACTAATTCCTAGATTTCCATTCCCTTCCTCAAACAACACTTTATCTTCATTTGTTTGGTCCACCAAGAGGTTTGACTTAGGAGAACCTATCCCCCTATTAAATTGATAGTCTCCTCACTAATGTCTCTTGATAGATCTAAATACCTCGAAAGCAAAGTTCAACAAATTTTCATATGCACTTTCTTTTATAGACAcaataaaatcaacaacaattCATAATTCACAACATTTATATATTAACAAATCATTCCAAAATAACATTAATATCATATATCCATCATTAGCCCTAAAACTTAACCCCTCCATTCTCACATTTACTAAAATTCTATTACAAATCACAATCCTTATTTCTAAATTAATTGCTTActcattttaaatatatttatataaaacatttttttttcttacTTCACAATAAAAACCTCATAAACACTACCTATATTTTATCTCATGATCTACAATTCTTTTACATAGCTGCTACTTATTCCATCACTAGTTGAAACTGTCACATGACAAACAATCAGTTACAATTACTGTGATTGCAGATTTATTTCTTTGCTGATCCAATATGATTATAAATTTGATCTACAAAGATCCTTATCTAGTAGTTCCTTCCACTCAATACCTTGAAAGTAACTCAACCGTATTACATAAATCCAGTGCTTTGTAAAACTAATTACAATATCAACAGCTACCCAACATCACAAATGGGCAATATTTCACCTCCatacctcaaaaaaaaaaaaaaaaagtgggggGAATAGAGCAATGTTATTTAGTCTAAATCTGAATATAGAGATGCTGTATTCCGTCACCTTGATATACAGACATGGCTTGTGTAGCAGTTTTCCCGTTAAGAGAGACAGACAAGTCATAATCCCCAAAAAATCCTTGAAAGTTGATGGAACCATTTTTATCGGTCTCACCTCGCACACTGGTCATCCAATCCTGGAATAGTAATCTGTCAACCGTTTCTCCTGCTGGCAAATTCCTCATGTTGTAGTCTGTTAAACACATTCTATAGCACCCATATGGGTGAAGAGCAGTCCACATTACTATTCCTTCCACTGCAGGATGAGCAAATCCTtctctcaatatctcctctagatATGTGGCCTGCAAAATTGACCCATTCAACGAAAAGTACTGCTGTTTTTCAAAGTTTCAAAATCTGAAAACAACAGTTCTAAGTACAATACAATTTACATACAGTCTTACCTGTGTTTGATGATCGAAATTGCTGTTAACATCAACTTCTGTAAGCCAAATGGGTAAGCCAAGAGTGCCCAATTTGTCCAAAACGGCTCTCATGTATGGTAAATTTGGTTTGCTGAAATGGCTTTCAAGTCCAATTCCTTCCATAACTCTTCCAGAGTGTTTAATCTTGCGAAGCATTTCAATGTATTCATCTACAGTAGAGTTAGGGTCCTGACTGGTCTCGATGATATTATAGTCATTCATGAACATGGGTGTCCGGGGGTCGAGCCTCTGGGCTGCCAAATAGAAGGTATATGAAGCGTTGGGGCCAAGTCTATCCTCGTAAAATGAGAAATGCAGCATCTCATTGCTAACGTCCCAGTTAATAAACTTTCCTGCATATCTGCCCACCACAGATTTTATTCTATAATTTACTGCTTTCTGCAATTCCTCATTGTTCAGTTTGGTAACCCAGGAGGGGATATATTTTGGATCCTCCCAGAAAATATTGTGCCCTCGAACATTAATGCCGTTTGCATTGCACCAGGCTAACATCTTGTCTGCAAACTTGTAATCGAGGTTCCCCTGTTGGGGCTCTGTAAAGTACCATTTTAACTCGTTTTCAAATACAGCAGTGTTGAATCTCTTCTTAAACCATCTCTGTTATGAATTAGTGCAACAAAACTCATCAGATTTTACAATCagcaatttttatgaatttttatcaTAAATAATATACTTTCTACATTAAGTTATAACTTTTTGGAGTTATTTGTAACATCTAAACAAAACTATTTTTAGAACTAAAAACTGCACACCCATGATCTTAGAATTTATGAAAACCTACACACCCATGATAAACAAATTTTTCAAATAACTGTTGCGCAATTAGGTCTAAATGGTTAAAGTTTAAAAgctataataaaattaaattgtcattgatttctgaTATATCAATGAAATTGAATGATTCTAAATGAGTATTATAAAAATCAAGTCTTGTTAATACAGGACTCCAATATTATAAAAGACTGATATTATTTTGTAAACTAATTTGATGAAATAGGTACCTCAATCTTTAACTCTTAAAACCTCTACTCTAATATGAAATAAGTTTTTATGAATGATATAAGATGCTCCCAAAAAAATCCATTTCAAACTTGACTTGTAATATATTCACTGCACAAAATTTAGAGTTGATTTCACATCATAGCGCCTAATTAATAACCTGGTACGGTTCGTTTCCAAGAATGGTCTGAGCTATGGCAGAACCCAACGGAAACCTCCTTGATTTCTGCTTGACTGCCACGTTGGCTTTTTCCAGCGTGTTGCCATGAACGTCTGTGACATGAACAATCACTATTCCCATTCTTTTCTGTCGTTGAATTCAATACATTCAAGATAAATCAGATACAATTTACAGTCTTTATGAAATTTTACAGTCATTATAAAACGAATCTTGAATTAGTCTAATGGAAACATTAAGGAGAAGTAATAACTGTTCTAATTCTTTCTTCTTGCTGTAGACGCCATTGCTCATCTGTAAACGGTTGGAGGGAGACGCTATCAACTAAGATATCAACATGCTTATTGCTGCTCTGCAAATTAACAAAGGATACGGACATGATTAAtataaaaatacatatatccaCTGCCCCATGAGAATCTGATGAGCAGCAGCTAATGAAACAGACGAGCAGAATGAAGtcaaaaatgttaattttagtTGGGTGTTTCAGATGGCATGATCCTATGGCACCGTCATTTTTGTGTGAATGGTCTGTGCATTATTTTCTCACCATTTCTTAAAAATACATATCTAGATATGGAGAAATACTGTGAAATTCATCATTTTTTAAGTCTTTTTTTGGGAGGCAGGGCAGTTGTCCTGAAACCTCTCTATTGACGATTAGTTACCAGGAGGAATACCAAATTACATAGACCCTTTCCATGGAAttcaaagataaaatttgagtggcATGGTAAGTAAAAAACCTCAAAGTAGAGCTTAGAATGAGTGGGAGACCAGTCTGGAACGAAACCACCCTTTAGGAAAGACCAGCATCCATTTTTAGCCATTATATTTCCAGCACTAATGTAAGTTTTACCATCCATGGACACACTTGCTTTCACCAAAGCAGAGTTTACAGCTCCCCTGATCTGCACCCACGCTGTACATTCAATCCCTTGTTAGTGCAGACATCAATGTACATTATTTTCATTATTGGGTATTAATTTTTCACACTCTATTAGATTAAGATGCACGAATTTTTTATTTAAACTGTGAGAGATCCatcatcaaaaagaaaaagaaaaacagaaaaacttaaaaaaacataaaacatgaaacatgcacaGTTTAAACCACAAACTCTTGGCAATATTTTCATTGCCAATAAATCAAATTATAATTATTTTCATTGCTAATGAATCAAATATTAATAGCCTGATACTGCTTATTGCCTACCTGAAAGGGTGTACTTTGCATCTTGGCTAAGATTTTGCAGTTTCTGTGATGGGGAATGATAGGTCATTTGGCGATTAGATGCCACAATATACTTGTTGCCATTATTTTGAGTCTCTATATGCAACTTTGAATTCCCAATTAACTCAGTCCAGCCGTGGGTTCCATCTTCAAAACTGGGATTAATAAGTATGCCTCCATTGTACAGAGGTGCTGCTGGGTATATTTCACACTGATAACAAATTTCTCTGAATCAAATTATGGGCTTTTGAACTCAAAAAAGTATCAGACTAAATCAATGCCATAGCAGATTGCACATGCATACCTGTGTATAGCTAGAGGTATCATAGTCATAGGCCCCTGCAAGTCAAGATTCTAGATATAAAAAATCTCATCATATGATCAAATATGAATAAATAGAATGATAATAAATATTCTCTTCCCTTACCATCTGAAGTGGCCGCCATGTTCCAAATGAATAGCAGAAAAAAGGCTGTCAATGCAAGGGTTGCCATGTTTCAGTGCTGCACCCGTCTGGGTTATATTGCTTTCTCCGAAATATATTTAGAAATTAGAATTGTGCTTTTTGCGTTTTCTGTAGAGGACAACCAAtcattttgtttataatataaaaaaaaaaaaaaatcaaaacgcGTCAGATTTGGAATAGAAATGTGATCTAATTAGGGAACCATAAAACGCAGAAATGAAACGAAACAAATGGGTTTTAAAGCAAAATGAAAACAGTATACTCGCGTTTTGGATAGTAACGTACGAAGGTAAATGCAGCAGCAAAATATATAGAGTAGCTTGTTGTTGCAGGAATAAATGTTGACGATGGTGGAAGCAGTTTTCAGTTAGTACCACATAGCAGTTAAATCCTCGCTACAACTGCTGTGATTATGTAGCACCATAATTGAACCACGAAATTTAGAATGAACGGTTGAACTGTTGGGAATGTGAAGACCAACATTCACATGACCATTCACgttcacattcacatttacatGATCATTCACGTTCACATTCACTTGACTTTTGGTTGATAGCTGAATGCCTATATAAATAGCTGGTCATAGGCCATGTATTTATAATAGTTAATATATAACATTTTCCTTCTTTCAGTGGATGTAGTCATTAAttggtgaaccacattaaactCGTGTTATGTGTTGTTATTGTAAAAGATgtacaatttacattcaatatgcaagttataattTTGTTATCTGATATGTATTATTAAGTTCTTATTGTATatgtctaactatcttcttgcttgtgaCAGATGAGAGGagtatttaatattttctatgtcctatctcaagaatgccacttactataagtatatgacaaaggaGGCACGATCAAGCAATGctttgatcggtcatgaccgatcaagacattaatTGATCGTACCTTTTTATTTATACTAACAAAAGGCATGTTACGGTAAATGCAAATCGGTGATCACAACCGAAGTTCATCGGTGTATTTAACCCAACGCTAATGACCGATAGTATATCGGTGGCTgtcaatgctaacagccgatagttatcggtgtgttagccttgacaaccgataactatcggtgtagactaacacaccgataactatcggtgattTATTCATTGCCACCCGATATATATTATGATATACTTTATATGCAACCTGATATAAATTATATGCACCTCGATATAAattatatgcaacccgatataataTATACTCAATTCGGTATATATTAATCGGTGTCATCATTATTTATGTTTAGTTGATTTTCATCTAAATAcataattcattagatagatgaacatgaggaagatacATAGTTTGATTATCAATAGATTGctcatatgcaaatatagaatcgctatcaaggatgaattaattgtttgatggttttatcatagttaacgatatgataaatgattgaatgagagccttcatttatctctcattcaatcatttatcttaccaaagctattatgtattaacactccctcttagctaggtaagatgaatgtagacaatatattcaagcatcataatttaattgatagtgatcattttagtcattcatgggaatcataccatctaatcatttggtatgtagtatcacctaaacacgtgatactgaagttcatcacatcaatcttgcgattgataggatatcacctaagcatgtgatatcaatattgcctacacgcaatacttaaggataatcatatgagaaagtttaatttctcaccttatcctagttgtgataagtgcactaacactttatacaaatgttttatcactatagctaggaatctggaaatcatcaaagcaaatagcaaattggcctagctcaatcacgaaaactgaaTTGCAatgacaatcctaaaaacattcaatgaaaacatgaaaacaagacattcaaaatgaaatctaagcaaaccaaatgcagatgtctccttcatgtggctccattgtccttctttctccttcaaatagcttttgttttgtggatctcacctacaagtgcatgagcatgatgtgaaagcaagtagacaagacgagacgacagcataaggatactagaagcgtgattgattcgaccagggactttgattgaagaaattcatccaatttatagacaaattggagaaaagacaagattagcatgaagagttttgaaaggaaatttcaaatcaagaatgacaattatgacaaattatgacaaattgacactttctatgcgaaattgattgattgacaattatgacaaattgctatgtcaaaattgattgattgataattatgaaaaattatgacaaatttgctatgtcattcccatgaaattaggagagaattaggagagaattgaaaattagatgaattagaaattaggaaattagaaaattaggaattaggagaaattagtaaattggaaaattaggtaaattaattaataatttttcattcattaattaattcacaaaaagagggagcaattaattagccaattaaataaacatttaattgtgagaagaagacttaggataaataaactttttaacctagagggagaaatgacaaacaaggttaaatgaataaatcatgaaaccctagaagatgaattagaaatgcaaggatgacaattaggtcttgatgaaagataattaatgtcgattcgatttgatcatgattttaattggcagaggatcaatgctgataagtgatttgattgataaatgcgccaattgacaaggaacaatgactaattgatccaaattgacatgattgagaaggacgacaatcgatgtcaaatcgatcgcaaaatgacaagattgaaaacgacaacgattgatgacaaattgatcgcaaaatgacaagattgaaaagaggacaaaaccctaattaggattgacgatgtccaaaatgatgacaaatgaacacgcacattgatgcgacaagataagatcgaccaaaatcatgactgaagattgttattgacaagaccaaattcgaaagcaagacgaatgaagaatgcagaagaaggactcgatgctcgcaaatgataaagaccaagtgcgtgacataggagaaatgttaatgcgacgcaaaaccctaaaataacgcaatgcgcaaatgttaaagtatgacttcgcaagcgttgaccatttttagacgtctacattttgcccctctttgagacaatgcgattctaagcgttgtttcaaagaacaataatgaaaatgccccagacgctgacaatgacatatgcatggcccctcgaggaattggccggaaacatccagaaaagaggccaagtgatcgataagaatgacagaaaatgataggttcgaacggatcaaacagactgccaagaatgatggaagaaatgttagtaagaagaaattagacagaggatagttagagatgaagaaaaacttgctttcacaaatacacataagtaggtgagaacctttatttattgtagcaaagcagatgcagagcatcatggcattgaaggccagagctgaaacgcaaccctttttgcgaaagacagacacatcgcacacaaggaatgagtgaagcatcctagggtgcatacatcaagggtcgaggtatgtgcggcgttcacaaagcgaacgtacttatcatagacacccaatgatatagttgccccagtttgtgacaaacattctacaaacaacaaacataacaaaaaaaaaaagagaccatgaaccatcccgatcactctaaatcactcagtgacatcattgagtaacataggaacatgattgaagataaatcaataaatgataagacttgctaattccaacaagtcaaacaaacatcttgatctgcattgtcaaaagttgaaagtgttgataggacgttcatgttgtctggtttcagggaatgcggtaccccgtctaagacaggacacagtatggtttcgagtataccacaccctgtataagactcatgatagtagtgacaaagtcaaatgatattgatgttgattgattgatatgacaattttgatcagtttggatgtctggtttgatggaacagttcatttgttaatgcgtgatttcagtaaagtgCAGTGTGTgattgattgcgtgtcgttggaggtatgctcagcgatctgtctatgcacagagggatcatttattgacaaaatgcaaaatgcttgagaaattgtttttggattttgatgttttgaaatttttttgtgttcatttttttcaggacttttatttgatgtttagagatttttttcaggacattttttttatttttttcattttttttaggacattatatgatttttagggattttttcaggacatttttcaatttttttggattattttaggacatttttcaatttttttggattatttcaggacattttaaattcaaaagtttcagtgattgatcatgacaaggggaacgcacccaatgcacatttgaaagacatatatagaggccaggaccaaaacatatgcacaagaaacggagtatgcaagacaatgatgttgactaatcacaggcctgaaacagaacattgggtcaggacaaggataggcacgataaatctttagagagaaagcatagctagaggtcatgatagatgacaaagcaatgatcatttttacacatggtgcctgtttgccaggttttcactagagggcgaatcatttttctttacttttttgttctttttcttttttttttcacttttttttgtattttttgagctttttgattttttttgtttttttttttgcaagatcatacttgaagaagtgctgatagaaaattatgcccagtacttgcgaaggtgcatgctatttacaggatcggacaaaggttcaccttctggggtggcaagctgatatgcctccgagccataggctgcagtaactatgaaaggcccaacccaattaggttcaaacttgcctttgatgatgtcagtagattgtgcattcttggggtttgcctttaaaactagatctcccacttcgaagtgtcgccctttgaccttcttattataagagcgacgaagacggttttgatatgcttgcaaatgtgtcagagttgtctgacgcttctcatctagcatctcaagctgatgcaaccgagagactctatgtgtttcatcatcaattagatgttgcaaggaaacacgcaaagaaggaatctccacttccaagggtaaaatggcttccgcaccatacaccaaggaataaggtgttgcgccagtaggtgtgtggatagaagtgcgataagcccatagtgctggattcagctgtacatgccaatcttgaccagtgtcattgacaacctttttcaggatcttgataatggttttattt
The nucleotide sequence above comes from Cryptomeria japonica chromosome 11, Sugi_1.0, whole genome shotgun sequence. Encoded proteins:
- the LOC131034634 gene encoding endo-1,4-beta-xylanase 5, translating into MATLALTAFFLLFIWNMAATSDGAYDYDTSSYTQCEIYPAAPLYNGGILINPSFEDGTHGWTELIGNSKLHIETQNNGNKYIVASNRQMTYHSPSQKLQNLSQDAKYTLSAWVQIRGAVNSALVKASVSMDGKTYISAGNIMAKNGCWSFLKGGFVPDWSPTHSKLYFESSNKHVDILVDSVSLQPFTDEQWRLQQEERIRTKRMGIVIVHVTDVHGNTLEKANVAVKQKSRRFPLGSAIAQTILGNEPYQRWFKKRFNTAVFENELKWYFTEPQQGNLDYKFADKMLAWCNANGINVRGHNIFWEDPKYIPSWVTKLNNEELQKAVNYRIKSVVGRYAGKFINWDVSNEMLHFSFYEDRLGPNASYTFYLAAQRLDPRTPMFMNDYNIIETSQDPNSTVDEYIEMLRKIKHSGRVMEGIGLESHFSKPNLPYMRAVLDKLGTLGLPIWLTEVDVNSNFDHQTQATYLEEILREGFAHPAVEGIVMWTALHPYGCYRMCLTDYNMRNLPAGETVDRLLFQDWMTSVRGETDKNGSINFQGFFGDYDLSVSLNGKTATQAMSVYQGDGIQHLYIQI